Proteins from a single region of Hermetia illucens chromosome 3, iHerIll2.2.curated.20191125, whole genome shotgun sequence:
- the LOC119652904 gene encoding zinc carboxypeptidase-like, whose protein sequence is MAPTKLVVLGLCLVFGFVSSERIRYDNYRIYQVKPRTYKHLRYLTDLETSSDSIKFLNPVTVVDKHVNVLVAPHKTADFANSLDRHELFFELVEENFQRILDEEQKDFKKRSSTYDWTGYHTLNETYDWLRSMQSRFPSKIEMIVGGKTYEGREILGVKISFKSGNKGIFIEGGIHAREWISPATVTYIINELVTSTNEEIRTMAESYDWYIFPHVNPDGFVYTHTTDRLWRKTRSPGTRCYGADANRNWGFEWMTIGASSEECSETYAGKSAFSEIETKSLSEYVASLNGKIHTYLSFHSFSQLMLYPYGHTDEPAPNDADLAQIAEAAITALAKRYGTQYKYGSTYLAIYPAAGSSVDWAYGAQNIPVAYTYELRPASSINGFVLPSAQIIPTALETMDSLIALTKEAASLGYL, encoded by the coding sequence ATGGCGCCTACAAAGTTAGTTGTATTAGGATTGTGTCTTGTTTTTGGGTTCGTTTCCTCTGAACGAATCCGCTACGACAATTATCGAATATATCAAGTTAAGCCGCGGACTTATAAGCATTTACGGTACCTTACCGACTTAGAAACAAGCAGTGATAGTATAAAATTCCTCAACCCTGTGACCGTTGTCGATAAGCATGTGAACGTCCTCGTGGCTCCTCATAAAACCGCAGATTTTGCAAATTCTCTGGACCGGCATGAACTCTTTTTTGAACTCGTGGAGGAGAACTTCCAAAGGATACTGGATGAAGAACAGAAGGATTTCAAGAAACGTTCTAGCACCTATGACTGGACTGGATACCATACCCTCAATGAAACCTATGATTGGCTAAGGTCGATGCAATCAAGGTTCCCAAGTAAAATAGAGATGATTGTGGGAGGCAAAACGTATGAAGGACGTGAGATTCTTGGAgtcaaaatttcattcaaatcgGGAAACAAAGGAATATTCATTGAAGGAGGAATCCATGCTCGTGAGTGGATCTCTCCGGCAACTGTGACTTATATCATAAATGAGTTAGTTACAAGCACGAATGAGGAGATCCGCACCATGGCTGAGAGCTATGACTGGTATATCTTTCCACATGTGAATCCAGATGGATTTGTCTACACACATACCACAGATCGTTTGTGGCGGAAGACAAGGTCACCAGGAACAAGATGCTACGGGGCCGACGCAAATAGGAATTGGGGCTTCGAGTGGATGACAATTGGAGCTAGTTCCGAGGAGTGCTCAGAAACTTATGCTGGTAAATCAGCATTTTCTGAAATTGAAACGAAATCGCTCTCCGAATATGTCGCAAGTCTTAATGGAAAAATCCATACTTACTTGTCTTTCCACTCATtctcacagttgatgctgtatCCTTACGGTCACACTGACGAGCCTGCACCAAACGATGCCGATCTTGCTCAGATTGCTGAAGCAGCTATTACAGCCTTGGCCAAACGATATGGAACTCAATACAAATATGGAAGTACATATTTGGCAATTTACCCGGCTGCCGGTTCTAGTGTTGATTGGGCTTATGGGGCCCAAAATATCCCAGTGGCATATACCTACGAACTAAGGCCAGCGTCTTCAATAAACggattcgtcttgccttcagcACAGATTATCCCAACGGCGCTAGAGACGATGGATTCACTGATTGCACTGACCAAAGAAGCAGCATCGCTTGGTTACTTGTAA